A genomic region of Fusarium oxysporum f. sp. lycopersici 4287 supercont2.30 genomic scaffold, whole genome shotgun sequence contains the following coding sequences:
- a CDS encoding uncharacterized protein (At least one base has a quality score < 10) → MLSLASTPTISTPPIKSNRDSLLCAVYGDLIPETTKQRQYMISWASMGYEIGLARVSAITPHPMIHAWRASIVNYYPAMAEEDIRNHRTRCFGHILNLAARAFLWGEDPDSFEREAFTEAAFQVEERELRLWRKRGAVGKLHNIVRFVRASPQGRELMKSLACDQNDEDGYQLFEEERAAIDLELMQNNETRWNSTFLMIQRAIRKREHIDHFIAYLETKTSEPRQRVPVQDQLSPQDWLLLAEIQSLLKPLHEITMRCQGWAKEGRHGALWEVMIGMEYLLNFFEEQNLIFSSPDSCISELRNFRVSATKRSSAQRIEQGRGREKHLPQHAREEYTDVVLQDENLDDDHRRCVQISIKNCWSKLDEYYSLLGQSPLYPAAVILHPRWNVSWLEANWTSDEQLVWLRDAKNSVREFFEQHYPREEQPETSRTVTGKAVRQDEPSQFDQWMQSCDRCMMEEEDELGVYMRQGPVRRENLNPVLWWKDHQEEYPRLSKFALDILAIPAMSVDPERTFSVTKLTVSSQRHSISPEIIEEMQCLRNWLRHQAITMGEVVSFGGDLVGWEGGEA, encoded by the exons ATGCTTTCCTTGGCCTCCACGCCCACTATCTCGACGCCTCCTATCAAGTCCAATCGCGACTCCTTGCTCTGCGCCGTGTATGGGGATCTCATTCCGGAGACAACCAAGCAGCGACAATATATGATATCTTGGGCGAGTATGGGATACGAGATAGGACTGGCGCGGGTGTCTGCGATAACGCCTCATCCAATGATACATGCTTGGCGAGCCTCTATCGTCAACTATTATCCTGCAATGGCGGAAGAAGATATTAGAAATCATCGAACAAGATGCTTTGGGCACATTCTTAACCTTGCAGCTCGAGCCTTTCTCTGGGGAGAAGATCCTGACTCGTTTGAGCGAGAAGCCTTCACCGAGGCGGCTTTCCAAGTTGAAGAGCGTGAGCTTCGGCTCTGGCGGAAACGGGGAGCGGTGGGCAAGCTGCATAACATCGTCCGGTTCGTCAGGGCTTCCCCGCAAGGGAGAGAGCTGATGAAATCTCTGGCTTGTGACCAGAACGACGAAGACGGCTATCAACTCTTTGAAGAGGAGCGAGCTGCCATCGACCTCGAGCTGATGCAAAATAATGAAACTAGATGGAATTCAACCTTTCTGATGATCCAGCGTGCCATTCGAAAGCGAGAGCATATTGACCATTTCATTGCATATCTCGAAACGAAGACGTCAGAGCCCCGACAGCGGGTGCCTGTCCAAGATCAGCTTTCACCACAGGACTGGCTTCTGTTGGCGGAGATACAGAGTCTACTCAAACCGCTCCATGAGATCACCATGAGGTGCCAGGGTTGGGCCAAAGAAGGACGCCACGGCGCCTTGTGGGAAGTAATGATTGGAATGGAGTACTTGCTCAATTTCTTCGAGGAACAAAACCTGATATTCTCGTCACCTGATAGTTGCATCAGTGAGCTGAGAAATTTCAGGGTCTCGGCAACCAAAA GATCTAGCGCTCAACGAATTGAGCAGGGCCGCGGACGAGAGAAACACTTGCCACAGCACGCTCGAGAGGAATACACTGATGTAGTTTTGCAAGATGagaatcttgatgatgatcacCGACGATGCGTCCAGATCTCTATTAAGAACTGTTGGTCAAAGCTCGATGAGTATTACAGCCTACTAGGCCAATCGCCACTTTATCCGGCTGCCGTTATTCTTCACCCACGCTGGAACGTGTCTTGGCTTGAGGCGAACTGGACCAGCGACGAGCAACTAGTGTGGCTACGAGACGCTAAAAACAGTGTCCGGGAATTCTTTGAACAGCACTATCCACGTGAGGAGCAGCCCGAGACATCGAGGACGGTGACAGGAAAAGCGGTGCGACAAGACGAGCCCAGTCAATTTGACCAGTGGATGCAGAGCTGCGATCGGTGCatgatggaggaagaagacgaacTTGGCGTTTACATGAGGCAAGGGCCAGTGCGGCGAGAGAACTTGAACCCCGTCCTGTGGTGGAAGgatcatcaagaagaataCCCACGCCTGAGCAAGTTTGCCCTCGACATCCTGGCAATTCCTGCCATGTCTGTTGACCCTGAGCGGACGTTCAGTGTCACCAAGTTAACGGTAAGCTCGCAAAGGCACAGCATAAGCCCCGAGATAATAGAGGAGATGCAGTGTCTACGAAACTGGCTACGCCATCAAGCGATCACTATGGGTGAGGTGGTTAGCTTTGGTGGGGACTTGGTGGGTTGGGAGGGAGGGGAGgcttaa
- a CDS encoding uncharacterized protein (At least one base has a quality score < 10): MSTDQIEMRNTRRLSLPLEQTTVDNFEESLSVNAVPNAAVVHETTVPDGGYGWIAVFGCAVITWWFVGTTYSWGVIQTALVEEGVSGASTLSFVGSLTVACIAILAVANARIVSGIGAQKLAFLGVTLLGGGEILAAFAVDNVGALFATVGVVMGVGTSMCFMTVSIIPAQYFQRKRGLANGIVFAAGGLGGAAISLAMERLLDVLGPAWALRIVGILTLGSGLPAAWLIRERAPAKRTTFVDWRLFTSLKFDLLFLSGVIATFPLFVPPFFLPLYCQSIQLKPSVGAAMVAIFNFSGALGRIGFGLLCDLFGPLNILFVTLLLTGISMLVLWPFSNTLVPLAIFAIWNGVASGGFFAVMPTVVGSVFGSHKMPIAMGMIVTGWAGGYLMGGPIAGYMLGRYGGIEGGIMAFRPAMYYAGSMSLGAASLVAWMRFRIDATILRKL, translated from the exons ATGTCGACCGATCAGATTGAGATGCGCAACACTAGGAGACTCAGTCTGCCGCTCGAGCAAACCACTGTTGACAATTTCGAAGAATCTCTGTCCGTCAATGCGGTTCCGAATGCAGCTGTCGTACACGAGACTACAGTACCTGATGGAGGCTACGGCTGGATAGCCGTGTTTGGCTGTGCCGTAATTACTTGGTGGTTTGTTGGCACGACATATAGTTGGGGTGTTATTCAAACGGCTCTCGTCGAGGAAGGTGTCTCCGGCGCGTCGACTCTGAGCTTTGTCGGCAGCTTGACGGTAGCTTGTATTGCCATTCTGGCAGTTGCGAACGCCCGGATCGTATCGGGTATTGGAGCCCAAAAGCTTGCCTTTCTTGGAGTAACACTACTGGGTGGTGGAGAGATCCTAGCAGCCTTCGCCGTTGACAATGTTGGGGCGCTGTTCGCCACAGTGGGGGTAGTCATGGGTGTTGGGACGAG CATGTGTTTCATGACTGTATCAATTATCCCAGCCCAGTACTTTCAGCGAAAACGAGGCTTGGCCAATGGCATTGTGTTCGCAGCTGGTGGTCTAGGTGGAGCAGCCATTTCCCTCGCCATGGAGCGTTTACTCGACGTGTTGGGACCGGCATGGGCCCTCCGAATTGTGGGTATATTGACTTTAGGAAGCGGTCTCCCAGCAGCGTGGCTAATCCGCGAGAGGGCGCCAGCAAAACGCACTACTTTTGTTGACTGGCGATTGTTTACCAGTCTAAAATTCGACCTGCTGTTTTTATCAGGAGTCATCGCCACGTTTCCACTATTTGTTCCGCCGTTCTTCCTCCCGCTCTACTGCCAATCCATCCAACTGAAACCTTCCGTGGGAGCAGCTATGGTGGctatcttcaacttctccgGTGCACTCGGCAGGATCGGGTTTGGGTTGCTTTGCGACTTGTTTGGTCCGCTCAACATTCTGTTTGTCACATTGCTACTGACTGGGATCAGTATGCTGGTTTTGTGGCCTTTCAGCAACACTCTGGTACCACTCGCTATCTTCGCCATATGGAATGGTGTCGCAAGTGGAGGTTTTTTTGCTGTCATGCCTACGGTTGTAGGTAGCGTCTTTGGAAGCCACAAAATGCCTATCGCTATGGGTATGATTGTTACAGGCTGGGCAGGGGGTTATCTCATGGGCGGTCCTATTGCTGGATATATGTTAGGTAGATATGGTGGTATTGAGGGTGGCATAATGGCCTTTAGGCCAGCAATGTACTACGCCGGGTCTATGTCGCTCGGTGCAGCCAGTTTGGTGGCGTGGATGCGATTTAGGATCGACGCTACGATATTGCGCaaattataa